A window of Hippoglossus stenolepis isolate QCI-W04-F060 chromosome 16, HSTE1.2, whole genome shotgun sequence contains these coding sequences:
- the rmi2 gene encoding recQ-mediated genome instability protein 2 produces the protein MYKPEKSSVERKRPPPVKVLSCQLRSAENQGAAGSGDSWLIRPGKGRTLPVSLVWMQGTVMQAHLDRNAVLLMDETGTFSVQGVNNIPKGKPCLSQGKYVMVMGVIQAASPEPVIRAVKMADLSEHAALHMRMWKLEVEELQQVLG, from the exons ATGTATAAACCGGAGAAAAGCAGCGTGGAGAGAAAACGTCCTCCGCCGGTTAAAGTGCTCTCCTGTCAGCTGAGGAGCGCAGAGAACCAGGGGGCCGCTGGCAGCGGGGACAGCTGGCTCATCAGACCGGGGAAAGGTCGCACTCTTCCGGTGTCACTGGTGTGGATGCAGGGGACCGTGATGCAGGCGCATCTGGACCGAAACGCCGTCCTGCTGATGGATGAAACGGGGACATTTTCTGTCCAGGGCGTCAACAACATCCCCAAGGGGAAGCCATGTTTGTCCCAAG gcAAGTACGTGATGGTGATGGGTGTGATCCAGGCCGCCTCCCCGGAGCCAGTGATCCGGGCGGTGAAGATGGCAGATCTCTCGGAGCACGCAGCGCTCCACATGCGGATGTGgaagctggaggtggaggagctgcagcaggttctGGGCTGA
- the zc3h7a gene encoding zinc finger CCCH domain-containing protein 7A isoform X1 gives MSAECQDRRSRWQEIQKGLQFIQSTLPFPGNQEQYEVFIKDLVWNLFGEGNDVFNEGEWTKSIEMYTEALNIAEYADSEDICVPTGLLETLYTNRAAAYLNVVPGLYDQALEDCEKALHLNEGNYKALYRKAKSLKEMGRHQEAYETVAKCSLVVPQDPSVTQLTQDLAKILGLKIRKAYVRSKPALNVMRGSNYQDASCDKFSHGSSSVEDIEVEVPQSTQDSSILAPVLAPIPAPVAAHSPLNDGATVVDDFPPKNSISSVTPSEPPGFEKFTLPKSVPTSAPLPVLPFVNGCRNADPCPILETSSDFDTDIIGDDLDDLLDQAGPESDMVIPTVKGPLPLPISIASGSSMSSPFLMPSHINPFLQQCTVTLPPLYHKSGTSTYFDMDTFEALPPPLDSLDTLTMTDFKTDYVSNPFIPLLNNKETPMGMAVGMPEVKGLPAAVDLAKNPLAETHEFKQACSMCYVRTGPSVLDYAFHTEEHKCKKDALLGRIKHSPDKSWKLIRPRPTKTQYVGPYYICKEVAVGKECLYPGHCTFAYCQEEIDVWTLERKGFISRELLFDPFGPNSNIRLTVPKILQEHHGIFMFLCGVCFDHKPRIISKTNKDDPSLCSHPVTKHVFEDHKCLVHILKENTVRYSKIRTLNPHCQLDLCRHEVRYGCVREDDCFYAHSLIELKVWMMQHEIGITHESIVQEAKQFWNATASLQGVQLSNTQRRFGPPNLKMMFVCGQCWRNGQVSEADKNKKYCSAKARHTWAKDRRVVLVSSHERKKWTTVRALPTKKPIPSQFEICMHVTSGKKCQYIGNCTFAHSVEERDLWTYMKENNIPDMDQLYEQWLQSQKPGWGDETSGNSVRENGKQIHMPTDYAEEVAGNHCWLCGKNCNSEKQWQQHITSEKHKDRVFNSEDDQNCWQYRFPTGTFKVCERFLKSTCTEDDFCKLAHGEQELKEWTERREFLLMKLAKAKKDHLIAPNDNDFGKYSFLLKDIK, from the exons ATGTCCGCAGAGTGTCAGGACAGGAGGAGCCGTTGGCAGGAGATCCAGAAGGGCTTGCAGTTCATCCA GTCAACGCTACCATTTCCAGGAAACCAAGAGCAGTATGAG GTGTTCATTAAGGACCTCGTGTGGAATCTTTTTGGGGAAGGAAATGACGTGTTTAACGAGGGGGAATGGACAAAATCCATCGAGATGTACACGGAAGCTCTGAACATAGCGGAGTACGCGGACTCTGAGGATATCTGTGTTCCAACTGGTTTACTAGAGACGCTGTATACAAACCGGGCTGCTGCATACCTAAATGTTGTTCCG GGACTGTACGACCAAGCACTAGAAGACTGTGAAAAGGCTCTCCACTTGAACGAGGGGAACTATAAAGCACTGTACAGAAAAGCAAAATCTCTGAAGGAGATGGGGAGGCATCAGGAGGCCTACGAGACTGTTGCCAAATGCTCTTTAGTTGTGCCCCAG GATCCCAGTGTTACACAGCTGACACAGGACCTTGCCAAAATTTTGGGATTGAAAATCCGTAAAGCTTATGTGAGGAGtaag CCTGCCTTGAATGTAATGCGAGGATCAAACTATCAAGATGCATCATGTGACAAG TTTTCCCATGGCTCATCTTCAGTTGAAGATATAGAAGTTG AAGTGCCTCAGTCGACCCAGGACAGCAGCATTTTGGCTCCGGTCCTGGCTCCCATCCCCGCTCCAGTGGCAGCGCACTCGCCCCTGAATGATGGGGCCACAGTGGTGGACGACTTTCCTCCCAAAAACAGTATCTCATCGGTGACCCCGTCTGAACCTCCGGGCTTTGAGAAGTTTACCCTGCCCAAGTCTGTGCCCACGTCAGCCCCTCTCCCTGTGCTCCCATTTGTAAACGGGTGCAGAAACGCGGACCCTTGCCCTATACTTGAAACCAGTTCAGATTTCGACACAGACATTATTGGGGATGACCTAGATGATCTTCTGGACCAAGCTGGCCCCGAATCCGACATG GTTATACCCACAGTGAAGGGGCCTCTTCCTCTGCCCATCAGTATTGCCTCGGGCAGTTCCATGTCGAGTCCATTCCTAATGCCATCACACATCAACCCGTTTCTCCAGCAGTGCACTGTGACTCTGCCCCCGCTGTATCACAAATCAGGGACAAGTACATATTTTGATATGGACACTTTTGAGGCCCTGCCCCCACCGCTGGACTCCCTAGATACGCTCACCATGACGGACTTCAAAACAG ATTATGTTTCAAATCCGTTCATTCCACTG CTTAACAATAAGGAAACCCCAATGGGGATGGCAGTGGGTATGCCTGAGGTGAAGggtcttcctgctgctgtggattTAGCAAAGAACCCGTTAGCTGAAACGCATGAATTCAAACAAGCCTGCTCGATGTGCTATGTCAGAACTG GGCCAAGTGTGTTGGATTACGCATTTCATACCGAAGAGCATAAATGCAAAAAGGATGCATTACTTGGCAGAATCAAACATTCGCCAGATAAATCGTGGAAGCTCATTCGGCCCAGACCAACAAAAACCCAATATGTGGGACCATATTACATTTGCAAAG AGGTGGCAGTTGGAAAAGAGTGCCTGTACCCGGGCCACTGCACGTTCGCATACTGCCAAGAAGAGATTGATGTTTGGACTCTGGAGCGAAAAGGGTTTATCTCCAGAGAACTGCTCTTTGATCCTTTTGGACCCAACTCCAACATCCGGTTGACTGTACCCAAAATCTTACAGGAGCATCATGGGATTTTCATGTTTCTCTGCGGA GTCTGCTTTGACCACAAACCCAGAATAATCAGCAAAACCAACAAAGATGACCCTTCACTTTGCTCTCATCCAGTGACGAAGCATGTCTTCGAGGACCATAA gtGCCTGGTCCACATTTTGAAGGAGAACACGGTCCGATATTCTAAAATCCGAACGCTGAATCCCCACTGCCAGCTGGATCTCTGTCGCCATGAAGTCCGCTACGGCTGCGTGAGAGAGGACGACTGCTTCTACGCCCACAGCCTCATCGAGCTGAAGGTCTGGATGATGCAGCACGAGATTG GTATTACTCATGAAAGTATTGTCCAAGAAGCAAAGCAGTTTTGGAATGCAACAGCATCGTTGCAGGGAGTCCAG CTTTCCAACACACAGAGGAGGTTCGGGCCTCCAAATCTGAAGATGATGTTTGTCTGTGGCCAGTGCTGGAGAAATGGCCAAGTGAGCGAAGCGGACAAAAACAAGAAGTATTGCTCAGCCAAGGCAAGACACAC GTGGGCGAAAGACAGACGGGTGGTGCTTGTTAGTTCCCATGAGAGGAAAAAGTGGACAACAGTTCGAGCGCTTCCAACCAAAAAGCCGATCCCGTCTCAGTTTGAG aTTTGCATGCACGTGACTTCTGGAAAGAAGTGTCAGTACATCGGGAACTGCACATTCGCTCACAGTGTTGAGGAACGGGACCTTTGGACCTATATGAAGGAAAACAATA TTCCAGATATGGATCAGCTTTATGAGCAGTGGCTGCAGTCACAGAAGCCTGGCTGGGGGGATGAGACCTCGGGCAACTCTGTGAGGGAGAACGGCAAACAGATCCACATGCCAACAGACTACGCAGAGGAAGTG GCTGGCAatcactgttggctgtgtggtAAAAACTGCAACAGCGAgaagcagtggcagcagcacaTCACGTCAGAAAAGCACAAAGACAGGGTTTTCAACTCTGAGGACGACCAGAACTGCTGGCAGTATCGATTTCCCACGGGCACTTTCAAAGTTTGTGAGAG GTTCCTCAAAAGCACGTGCACAGAGGACGACTTCTGTAAGCTGGCTCACGGGGAGCAGGAGCTGAAAGAGTGGACGGAGCGCAGGGAATTCCTTTTGATGAAACTTGCCAAAGCCAAAAAAGACCATCTTATAGCACCCAATGACAATGACTTtggaaaatacagttttctgCTTAAAGACATCAAATAA
- the zc3h7a gene encoding zinc finger CCCH domain-containing protein 7A isoform X2: MRGSNYQDASCDKFSHGSSSVEDIEVEVPQSTQDSSILAPVLAPIPAPVAAHSPLNDGATVVDDFPPKNSISSVTPSEPPGFEKFTLPKSVPTSAPLPVLPFVNGCRNADPCPILETSSDFDTDIIGDDLDDLLDQAGPESDMVIPTVKGPLPLPISIASGSSMSSPFLMPSHINPFLQQCTVTLPPLYHKSGTSTYFDMDTFEALPPPLDSLDTLTMTDFKTDYVSNPFIPLLNNKETPMGMAVGMPEVKGLPAAVDLAKNPLAETHEFKQACSMCYVRTGPSVLDYAFHTEEHKCKKDALLGRIKHSPDKSWKLIRPRPTKTQYVGPYYICKEVAVGKECLYPGHCTFAYCQEEIDVWTLERKGFISRELLFDPFGPNSNIRLTVPKILQEHHGIFMFLCGVCFDHKPRIISKTNKDDPSLCSHPVTKHVFEDHKCLVHILKENTVRYSKIRTLNPHCQLDLCRHEVRYGCVREDDCFYAHSLIELKVWMMQHEIGITHESIVQEAKQFWNATASLQGVQLSNTQRRFGPPNLKMMFVCGQCWRNGQVSEADKNKKYCSAKARHTWAKDRRVVLVSSHERKKWTTVRALPTKKPIPSQFEICMHVTSGKKCQYIGNCTFAHSVEERDLWTYMKENNIPDMDQLYEQWLQSQKPGWGDETSGNSVRENGKQIHMPTDYAEEVAGNHCWLCGKNCNSEKQWQQHITSEKHKDRVFNSEDDQNCWQYRFPTGTFKVCERFLKSTCTEDDFCKLAHGEQELKEWTERREFLLMKLAKAKKDHLIAPNDNDFGKYSFLLKDIK, translated from the exons ATGCGAGGATCAAACTATCAAGATGCATCATGTGACAAG TTTTCCCATGGCTCATCTTCAGTTGAAGATATAGAAGTTG AAGTGCCTCAGTCGACCCAGGACAGCAGCATTTTGGCTCCGGTCCTGGCTCCCATCCCCGCTCCAGTGGCAGCGCACTCGCCCCTGAATGATGGGGCCACAGTGGTGGACGACTTTCCTCCCAAAAACAGTATCTCATCGGTGACCCCGTCTGAACCTCCGGGCTTTGAGAAGTTTACCCTGCCCAAGTCTGTGCCCACGTCAGCCCCTCTCCCTGTGCTCCCATTTGTAAACGGGTGCAGAAACGCGGACCCTTGCCCTATACTTGAAACCAGTTCAGATTTCGACACAGACATTATTGGGGATGACCTAGATGATCTTCTGGACCAAGCTGGCCCCGAATCCGACATG GTTATACCCACAGTGAAGGGGCCTCTTCCTCTGCCCATCAGTATTGCCTCGGGCAGTTCCATGTCGAGTCCATTCCTAATGCCATCACACATCAACCCGTTTCTCCAGCAGTGCACTGTGACTCTGCCCCCGCTGTATCACAAATCAGGGACAAGTACATATTTTGATATGGACACTTTTGAGGCCCTGCCCCCACCGCTGGACTCCCTAGATACGCTCACCATGACGGACTTCAAAACAG ATTATGTTTCAAATCCGTTCATTCCACTG CTTAACAATAAGGAAACCCCAATGGGGATGGCAGTGGGTATGCCTGAGGTGAAGggtcttcctgctgctgtggattTAGCAAAGAACCCGTTAGCTGAAACGCATGAATTCAAACAAGCCTGCTCGATGTGCTATGTCAGAACTG GGCCAAGTGTGTTGGATTACGCATTTCATACCGAAGAGCATAAATGCAAAAAGGATGCATTACTTGGCAGAATCAAACATTCGCCAGATAAATCGTGGAAGCTCATTCGGCCCAGACCAACAAAAACCCAATATGTGGGACCATATTACATTTGCAAAG AGGTGGCAGTTGGAAAAGAGTGCCTGTACCCGGGCCACTGCACGTTCGCATACTGCCAAGAAGAGATTGATGTTTGGACTCTGGAGCGAAAAGGGTTTATCTCCAGAGAACTGCTCTTTGATCCTTTTGGACCCAACTCCAACATCCGGTTGACTGTACCCAAAATCTTACAGGAGCATCATGGGATTTTCATGTTTCTCTGCGGA GTCTGCTTTGACCACAAACCCAGAATAATCAGCAAAACCAACAAAGATGACCCTTCACTTTGCTCTCATCCAGTGACGAAGCATGTCTTCGAGGACCATAA gtGCCTGGTCCACATTTTGAAGGAGAACACGGTCCGATATTCTAAAATCCGAACGCTGAATCCCCACTGCCAGCTGGATCTCTGTCGCCATGAAGTCCGCTACGGCTGCGTGAGAGAGGACGACTGCTTCTACGCCCACAGCCTCATCGAGCTGAAGGTCTGGATGATGCAGCACGAGATTG GTATTACTCATGAAAGTATTGTCCAAGAAGCAAAGCAGTTTTGGAATGCAACAGCATCGTTGCAGGGAGTCCAG CTTTCCAACACACAGAGGAGGTTCGGGCCTCCAAATCTGAAGATGATGTTTGTCTGTGGCCAGTGCTGGAGAAATGGCCAAGTGAGCGAAGCGGACAAAAACAAGAAGTATTGCTCAGCCAAGGCAAGACACAC GTGGGCGAAAGACAGACGGGTGGTGCTTGTTAGTTCCCATGAGAGGAAAAAGTGGACAACAGTTCGAGCGCTTCCAACCAAAAAGCCGATCCCGTCTCAGTTTGAG aTTTGCATGCACGTGACTTCTGGAAAGAAGTGTCAGTACATCGGGAACTGCACATTCGCTCACAGTGTTGAGGAACGGGACCTTTGGACCTATATGAAGGAAAACAATA TTCCAGATATGGATCAGCTTTATGAGCAGTGGCTGCAGTCACAGAAGCCTGGCTGGGGGGATGAGACCTCGGGCAACTCTGTGAGGGAGAACGGCAAACAGATCCACATGCCAACAGACTACGCAGAGGAAGTG GCTGGCAatcactgttggctgtgtggtAAAAACTGCAACAGCGAgaagcagtggcagcagcacaTCACGTCAGAAAAGCACAAAGACAGGGTTTTCAACTCTGAGGACGACCAGAACTGCTGGCAGTATCGATTTCCCACGGGCACTTTCAAAGTTTGTGAGAG GTTCCTCAAAAGCACGTGCACAGAGGACGACTTCTGTAAGCTGGCTCACGGGGAGCAGGAGCTGAAAGAGTGGACGGAGCGCAGGGAATTCCTTTTGATGAAACTTGCCAAAGCCAAAAAAGACCATCTTATAGCACCCAATGACAATGACTTtggaaaatacagttttctgCTTAAAGACATCAAATAA
- the pla2g10 gene encoding group 10 secretory phospholipase A2, producing MSAFYRLLLLLSVAVASVAARRSQRARRGLLELAGAIKCSTGRSALAYMMYGCYCGLGGQGWPRDQADWCCHKHDCCYGDAEHLGCQTKTDRYQWTCEDKTAECDDLEDNCEMLLCKCDRDAAKCLRKAPFIRKYAVWPDFMCGYKQPMCSIY from the exons ATGTCTGCGTTTTACCGACTGCTTCTCCTGTTGTCTG TGGCTGTGGCCTCTGTGGCAGCACGCAGGTCCCAGCGGGCAAGGAGAGGGTTACTCGAGCTGGCGGGCGCCATCAAATGCAGCACAGGGAGATCTGCCCTGGCTTACATGATGTACGGATGCTACTGTGGACTGGGCGGTCAGGGCTGGCCCAGGGACCAGGCGGACTG GTGTTGCCACAAGCACGATTGCTGTTATGGAGATGCAGAGCATCTGGGCTGCCAAACCAAAACAGACCGGTATCAGTGGACGTGTGAGGACAAGACAGCTGAGTGCG ATGATTTGGAGGACAACTGTGAAATGCTGCTGTGCAAGTGTGACAGAGACGCCGCCAAATGCTTGAGAAAAGCACCTTTCATCCGAAAATACGCCGTGTGGCCGGATTTCATGTGCGGATACAAACAACCGATGTGTAGTATTTATTGA